A genomic window from Candidatus Denitrolinea symbiosum includes:
- a CDS encoding Rieske Fe-S protein — MSASKKNQLSRRDLIKAVLAGIGGLIGALVGLPSVAYLLSPAIQAGTEDEAIIPLGALDNYPIGVPTRFDFTRTNVNGWERTAVSYGLYVVRKKENEVRVFSDICTHLGCRVTWHPDIQHYISPCHDGHFDLLGNNFSGPPPRPLDEFVTKIKNGNLFVTLPPFKRNG; from the coding sequence GTGTCTGCTTCGAAGAAGAACCAACTGAGTCGCCGCGATTTAATCAAAGCCGTCCTCGCTGGGATCGGCGGCTTGATCGGGGCGTTGGTCGGACTTCCCTCGGTAGCGTACCTGCTCTCGCCCGCGATCCAGGCTGGGACGGAGGATGAGGCGATCATCCCGTTGGGCGCGCTGGACAATTATCCGATCGGCGTTCCGACACGATTTGATTTCACGCGCACGAATGTCAATGGCTGGGAACGGACGGCGGTCAGTTACGGCTTGTACGTGGTGAGAAAAAAAGAAAACGAAGTGCGTGTCTTTTCGGACATTTGCACCCACCTCGGCTGCCGCGTGACGTGGCATCCCGATATCCAGCATTACATCAGTCCCTGCCATGACGGACACTTTGACTTGCTGGGCAACAACTTCAGCGGACCTCCGCCGCGCCCGTTGGATGAATTCGTCACAAAGATCAAAAATGGAAATCTGTTCGTTACGTTGCCTCCATTTAAACGGAATGGATGA
- a CDS encoding FixH family protein, with protein sequence MRKMFLISTLVGLSVLLAACGAGAAAPTEAGSAKQVNIVLSTNPDPAAVGDVEITFTITDADGNPIEGAKVDVSAEHPAMAGMGMSGLATEQGSGTYSIKANFSDPGDWKLTVYVRKDGLDYKEELDFPVQ encoded by the coding sequence ATGCGTAAAATGTTCTTAATCAGTACGCTTGTTGGTTTGTCCGTTTTGTTGGCGGCTTGTGGAGCAGGCGCGGCCGCGCCCACCGAGGCAGGTTCGGCCAAACAAGTGAATATCGTCCTCAGCACGAATCCAGATCCCGCCGCAGTAGGAGACGTGGAAATCACGTTCACAATCACCGACGCGGACGGCAATCCTATCGAAGGCGCGAAGGTGGACGTCTCCGCCGAGCACCCCGCCATGGCGGGCATGGGCATGAGCGGACTAGCCACCGAGCAAGGCAGCGGGACATATTCTATCAAAGCCAATTTCAGCGATCCTGGCGACTGGAAGTTGACCGTCTACGTTCGCAAGGACGGGCTGGACTACAAGGAAGAACTGGACTTTCCTGTTCAATAA
- a CDS encoding glycoside Hydrolases Family 4: MKITVIGGGSTYTPELVNGFLASSASLPLKELCLMDIDKERLDVVGGFAQRMTKAKGEPFKVTLSLDQRAAIAGASYVVTQLRVGQMSARRGDEYLGRRHGLIGQETTGVGGMAKALRTIPIILDIAKDIRETAPGALLANFTNPAGLVTEALTRYASDVPAVGVCNVGITTKMGILDELEKATGSRVDSERAVLNTLGLNHLTWHRGFTIDGEEMWPMIFPAYVESLKEESEPEWDARTVESLGMIPNYYLQYFYYTEKKFEAQKKWPPSRAEEVMEIEKDLLREYADPNLTEPPADLMKRGGAYYSTLATQLINSHYNDLGQVHVVNVRNNGAVKEWPADWVLELPAKVDKRGVHPLPAAPLPPACFGLIAQVKMYELLTVEAAVHGDRNALYQALLAHPLGPSADKVQEVMDDVLETNKQWLPQFE, from the coding sequence ATGAAAATTACCGTCATCGGCGGCGGCTCGACGTACACGCCCGAACTCGTCAACGGGTTTCTCGCGTCGTCCGCATCGCTTCCGCTCAAAGAACTGTGCCTGATGGATATTGACAAAGAACGGCTGGACGTTGTGGGCGGGTTCGCGCAACGCATGACGAAGGCAAAGGGCGAGCCGTTCAAAGTGACTCTGTCGCTCGACCAGCGCGCGGCCATCGCGGGCGCATCGTACGTGGTGACGCAGCTGCGCGTGGGACAGATGTCCGCCCGACGCGGCGACGAATACCTCGGCCGGCGTCACGGCTTGATCGGTCAGGAGACGACCGGCGTAGGCGGGATGGCGAAGGCGCTGAGGACGATCCCCATCATCCTCGACATCGCCAAAGACATCCGCGAGACCGCGCCGGGCGCATTGCTGGCGAACTTCACCAACCCCGCGGGGCTGGTGACCGAGGCCCTGACGCGCTACGCGTCCGACGTCCCCGCGGTGGGCGTCTGCAACGTGGGCATCACCACCAAAATGGGAATCCTCGACGAGCTCGAAAAAGCGACGGGCTCGCGCGTGGACTCGGAGCGCGCCGTCCTCAACACGCTGGGACTCAACCACCTCACCTGGCACCGCGGCTTCACCATTGACGGCGAGGAGATGTGGCCGATGATCTTCCCCGCCTACGTCGAGTCGCTCAAGGAGGAGTCCGAACCCGAATGGGACGCGCGCACCGTCGAGTCGCTCGGCATGATCCCCAACTACTACCTGCAATATTTCTACTACACCGAAAAGAAATTCGAAGCGCAGAAGAAATGGCCGCCCTCGCGCGCCGAGGAAGTGATGGAGATCGAAAAAGACCTGCTGCGCGAATACGCCGACCCGAACCTGACCGAGCCTCCCGCCGACCTGATGAAGCGCGGCGGCGCGTACTACTCCACGCTGGCGACACAACTGATCAACTCGCACTATAACGACCTCGGGCAGGTGCATGTGGTCAACGTCCGCAACAACGGCGCGGTGAAAGAGTGGCCCGCGGACTGGGTGTTGGAACTGCCCGCCAAAGTGGACAAGCGCGGCGTCCACCCGCTGCCTGCCGCGCCGCTTCCGCCCGCCTGCTTCGGGCTGATCGCCCAGGTCAAGATGTACGAACTGCTGACCGTCGAAGCCGCGGTGCATGGAGACAGGAACGCGCTCTATCAGGCGCTGCTCGCCCATCCGCTCGGCCCCAGCGCGGACAAAGTCCAGGAAGTGATGGACGACGTGCTGGAGACGAACAAACAGTGGCTGCCGCAGTTCGAATGA
- a CDS encoding magnesium chelatase, partial: MFDCVHPCPCGWLNDPVKPCTCAPAAVTKYQKRISGPLLDRIDIHVEVPRVDYEKLSNERLGESSAVIRQRVEAARQLQRKRFADLPAENAVACNADMRIAEVRKFCKLDETSESLMRSAMSQMNLSARAYHRVLKLARTIADLAGSETIQTPHLAEALQYRPKILMSA; the protein is encoded by the coding sequence TTGTTCGATTGTGTCCATCCCTGTCCGTGCGGCTGGCTGAACGACCCCGTCAAGCCATGTACCTGCGCGCCCGCGGCCGTGACCAAATATCAAAAACGCATCTCCGGCCCGCTGTTGGACCGCATTGACATCCACGTGGAAGTCCCGCGCGTGGACTATGAAAAACTATCCAATGAGCGGCTGGGGGAATCGTCGGCGGTCATCCGTCAGCGCGTGGAGGCGGCGCGCCAACTTCAACGCAAACGGTTTGCCGACCTGCCCGCCGAAAACGCGGTCGCCTGCAACGCGGACATGCGGATCGCCGAGGTGCGTAAATTCTGCAAACTGGACGAGACCAGCGAATCGCTCATGCGCTCGGCGATGAGTCAGATGAATCTCTCGGCGCGGGCGTATCACCGCGTGCTCAAACTGGCGCGCACCATTGCCGATCTGGCAGGAAGCGAAACCATTCAAACTCCCCACCTGGCGGAAGCGCTGCAATACAGGCCGAAGATTTTAATGTCGGCTTGA
- a CDS encoding 3-amino-5-hydroxybenzoic acid synthase family (AHBA_syn), which produces MSELAILGGPKTRAEKYPDWPVWDERDVQAVTEVVRSGRWGGFPYPGPKTAELARRFAELQGGGYAVPMINGTVTMEVALRAAGVGWGDEVIVPAYTFQATASAPMSAGAIPVIVDVDPNSYCIDPRAAAKAVTPKTKAIIPVHLGSNMADMDAIMELADKHSLIVIEDSAHAHGARWRGRGAGTIGHFGSFSLQSSKTLTSGEGGVLLCRTPEHAALAASVIDCGRPHALGGGGEERGGLSVQGGNFRLSELQAALALVGIERFPAQAQQREEMAAYMDEALSEIPGVRVLKRDERHTTRSFYRYIFAIDPKKFGVEHDVLCGALDAEGVDCWLGYEAMHNYALFQPQNSNLAVPKAFPQYFDFKNMNLPEATRACEHEAVWLDESVFRAGTRGVDDAVAAIRKIQRNAEELSRAADELRKKYGG; this is translated from the coding sequence ATGTCTGAATTAGCCATCCTTGGCGGGCCGAAAACCCGCGCAGAAAAATATCCCGACTGGCCGGTGTGGGACGAACGCGACGTCCAGGCCGTGACGGAAGTCGTTCGTTCCGGACGTTGGGGCGGATTCCCCTACCCCGGGCCGAAGACCGCCGAACTGGCGCGCCGCTTCGCGGAACTGCAGGGCGGAGGCTACGCCGTCCCGATGATCAACGGCACGGTGACGATGGAAGTCGCGCTGCGCGCCGCGGGCGTCGGATGGGGCGACGAAGTGATCGTCCCGGCGTACACGTTTCAGGCCACCGCGTCCGCCCCGATGTCCGCGGGCGCGATCCCCGTCATCGTAGATGTGGACCCGAACTCCTACTGCATCGATCCGCGGGCCGCGGCGAAAGCCGTCACGCCGAAGACGAAGGCCATCATCCCCGTCCACCTCGGCTCGAACATGGCCGATATGGACGCCATCATGGAACTGGCCGACAAACACAGCCTGATCGTGATCGAGGACAGCGCGCACGCGCACGGGGCGCGCTGGCGCGGCCGCGGCGCGGGGACGATCGGTCACTTCGGGTCGTTCTCGCTGCAATCCTCGAAGACGCTGACATCGGGCGAGGGCGGCGTTCTACTGTGCCGAACGCCCGAACACGCCGCGCTGGCCGCCTCGGTCATTGACTGCGGACGTCCGCACGCGCTGGGCGGCGGCGGCGAGGAGCGCGGCGGCCTCTCCGTGCAGGGAGGCAACTTCCGCTTGAGCGAGTTGCAGGCCGCGCTGGCGCTGGTCGGCATCGAACGCTTCCCCGCGCAGGCGCAGCAGCGCGAGGAGATGGCGGCGTACATGGACGAGGCCCTGAGCGAAATCCCCGGCGTGCGCGTCCTGAAGCGTGACGAGCGTCACACCACGCGCTCGTTCTACCGCTACATCTTTGCCATTGACCCGAAAAAGTTTGGCGTGGAACACGACGTGCTGTGCGGCGCGCTGGACGCCGAGGGCGTGGATTGCTGGCTCGGTTACGAAGCCATGCACAATTACGCGCTATTCCAGCCGCAGAATTCGAACCTCGCCGTGCCGAAGGCCTTCCCGCAGTATTTCGATTTCAAGAACATGAACCTGCCCGAAGCGACGCGCGCCTGCGAACACGAGGCCGTCTGGCTCGACGAATCCGTCTTCCGCGCGGGGACGCGGGGCGTGGACGACGCGGTCGCGGCTATCCGAAAGATCCAACGGAACGCCGAGGAACTGAGCCGGGCCGCGGACGAGTTGAGGAAGAAGTACGGAGGTTGA
- a CDS encoding major facilitator superfamily (MSF) transporter, with product MTTVSEFQTSAKTRLMYALISLGVATPVEAVSGIVAFYIVDVKNLPAAWFAAFWFFYTIYNAVNNPVLGYMSDRTRSRWGRRLPYILFTGLPYAATFALLFTAPFDGRENPVALLVYFGACLVVWEGLYTAIATGYYGLLPEMFGDYRERTDAAAKMNIFQTVALVIGAALPPLLANLLGWTGMATLLAVISVIAIYVGYPFLFERPELKTDTGFPLGEAVKATFYNRSYLTAAGAQMMRFIATGTLQTGILFYLKYSLRVDESNATVILGIAFLVAMLSLYPWRNWVANKLDSRRTLMIANAVMILGIVPMGFSPSIAFTYAAAVVLGIGLGGLILIGDVIMAEVVDEDEVKTGHQRAGMYFGMSGFIITLSGLVVSSVFGLLLPAFGYDTLLEVQPPSVDLGFRLFLTVPTSIGFLLAILLLWLYPLHGDYLKKIKETLEKKKAATSSA from the coding sequence ATGACGACAGTTTCCGAATTCCAGACCAGCGCCAAGACGCGGCTCATGTACGCGCTCATCAGCCTGGGCGTGGCTACTCCCGTGGAGGCCGTGTCGGGCATCGTCGCCTTCTACATCGTGGACGTGAAGAACCTGCCTGCCGCGTGGTTTGCCGCCTTCTGGTTTTTCTACACCATTTACAACGCGGTCAACAACCCCGTGCTGGGATACATGTCGGACCGCACGCGTTCGCGCTGGGGACGCCGCCTGCCCTACATCCTGTTCACGGGCCTGCCCTACGCCGCGACGTTCGCGCTGCTCTTCACCGCGCCCTTCGACGGACGCGAGAATCCCGTGGCGCTGCTCGTCTATTTCGGCGCGTGCCTCGTCGTCTGGGAGGGACTCTACACCGCCATCGCCACCGGCTACTATGGCTTGCTGCCTGAGATGTTCGGCGACTATCGGGAGCGGACGGACGCGGCCGCCAAGATGAACATCTTCCAGACCGTGGCGCTGGTGATCGGCGCGGCGCTCCCGCCCCTGCTGGCGAACCTGCTCGGCTGGACGGGGATGGCAACCCTGCTGGCGGTCATTTCGGTGATCGCCATCTACGTCGGCTATCCGTTCCTGTTCGAGCGCCCGGAGCTCAAGACGGATACCGGCTTCCCGTTGGGCGAGGCCGTCAAAGCGACGTTCTACAATCGCAGTTATCTCACCGCCGCGGGCGCGCAGATGATGCGGTTCATCGCCACCGGCACGCTTCAAACGGGCATCCTGTTCTATCTCAAATACAGCCTGCGCGTGGACGAGAGCAACGCTACCGTCATCCTCGGCATCGCCTTTTTGGTCGCCATGCTCTCGCTCTATCCCTGGCGCAATTGGGTCGCCAACAAACTCGACTCGCGCCGCACGCTGATGATCGCCAACGCCGTGATGATCCTCGGCATCGTCCCGATGGGATTCTCGCCCAGCATCGCCTTCACCTACGCCGCGGCCGTGGTTCTCGGAATCGGCCTGGGCGGACTCATCCTGATCGGCGACGTGATCATGGCCGAAGTAGTGGACGAGGACGAAGTGAAGACGGGCCACCAGCGCGCCGGCATGTACTTCGGCATGAGCGGCTTCATCATCACCCTGAGCGGACTGGTCGTCTCGTCCGTGTTCGGCCTGCTCCTGCCCGCCTTCGGCTACGACACCCTGCTCGAAGTCCAGCCGCCCAGCGTTGACCTCGGCTTCCGTCTCTTTTTGACGGTTCCCACGTCCATCGGATTCCTGCTCGCCATCCTTTTGCTGTGGCTGTATCCCCTGCACGGCGATTACCTGAAGAAAATCAAAGAGACCCTCGAAAAGAAAAAAGCGGCGACGAGCAGCGCGTGA
- a CDS encoding BadF-type ATPase, whose product MSDTPHSSRVVRPPSPISRHASPATRHPKYFLGIDVGSSKTHALVVDETGKCIGFGKAWGGNHQGVGYDGLENVLKESFGQARGMAGVDASQIAGAGFGVAGYDFLSDREPHLQAVAALGLNCPVEVVNDGVNGLLAGATRGIGVNVTAGSSNNCRGRNAAGKEGRIVGNGALFGEYGGAAEIIQRGLQMVNYAWIKRIPPTALTQIYLDATGAKDELALMEGLSNQQYHPYPFLAVDVIRAAREGDAAAREVIRWAGEELGWLAVSVARQIEMENEAVEIIQSGSVFEAGEILADPMRAVVLQHCPRAVLKRLDGPPVVGAVILGMEQARFDGYAVRAEMIRTAKELVK is encoded by the coding sequence ATGAGCGACACTCCTCATTCATCACGCGTTGTTCGTCCCCCATCCCCCATCTCCCGTCACGCGTCACCCGCCACGCGTCACCCGAAATATTTCCTCGGCATAGACGTCGGCTCATCCAAAACGCACGCCCTCGTTGTGGATGAAACGGGCAAGTGCATCGGATTCGGCAAAGCGTGGGGCGGGAACCATCAAGGCGTGGGCTACGATGGACTCGAAAACGTGTTGAAAGAATCCTTCGGGCAGGCGCGCGGGATGGCCGGCGTGGACGCGTCGCAGATCGCGGGCGCGGGATTCGGCGTGGCGGGATACGACTTCCTCTCCGACCGCGAACCGCACCTGCAAGCCGTCGCCGCGCTGGGGTTGAACTGTCCCGTGGAAGTGGTCAACGACGGCGTGAACGGATTGCTGGCCGGCGCCACGCGCGGCATCGGCGTCAACGTCACGGCGGGATCGTCCAACAACTGCCGCGGGCGCAACGCGGCCGGCAAGGAAGGCCGCATCGTCGGCAACGGCGCGCTGTTCGGCGAATATGGCGGCGCGGCCGAGATCATCCAGCGCGGCCTGCAAATGGTGAACTACGCCTGGATCAAACGCATCCCGCCGACCGCGCTCACCCAAATCTACCTCGACGCGACCGGCGCCAAAGACGAACTGGCGCTGATGGAGGGACTCTCGAACCAGCAATACCATCCCTACCCGTTCCTCGCGGTGGACGTCATCCGCGCCGCCCGCGAGGGGGACGCGGCCGCGCGCGAGGTCATCCGCTGGGCGGGCGAGGAGCTGGGCTGGCTGGCCGTTTCGGTGGCGCGGCAGATCGAAATGGAGAACGAGGCGGTCGAGATCATCCAATCGGGAAGCGTCTTCGAGGCGGGCGAGATCCTCGCCGACCCGATGCGCGCGGTCGTGCTTCAGCATTGTCCACGCGCCGTCCTCAAACGCCTCGACGGTCCGCCCGTGGTCGGCGCGGTCATCCTCGGCATGGAGCAGGCGCGCTTCGACGGCTACGCCGTCCGCGCGGAGATGATCCGCACCGCAAAGGAACTCGTGAAATAG
- a CDS encoding copper oxidase, which translates to MPNNNNGNNPMGGNMMTSTPGSMMADDPEAAHMMEPISAPNAQPATETEGGQPLAYREENGVKIFELTTKAVQWPILDGVTVTAYTYNGTVPGPMIRVTEGDQVRVIVKNELPDPTTIHWHGVEVPNTMDGVPGVTQDPIQPGETFTYEFTAKPAGTFMYHSHYEGDVQVSAGLYAPFIIDPQEPEANPPAVDKVLMISESRMMDGLTYAAMPMGGMEPNYFTINGKSFPATETITVKKGERVRLRFIAIGQFIHPMHLHGMPFKIVATDGHPVPEAAQLTKDTISVAPGERYDIEFVATETGQWMLHCHILHHTTNDNVEPGGLMMVINVVE; encoded by the coding sequence ATGCCGAACAACAACAACGGCAACAATCCAATGGGCGGCAACATGATGACCTCCACGCCAGGCAGCATGATGGCGGATGATCCTGAGGCTGCGCACATGATGGAGCCGATCAGCGCGCCGAACGCCCAGCCCGCGACAGAGACCGAGGGCGGACAACCGCTTGCGTATCGCGAGGAAAACGGCGTCAAGATTTTTGAGCTGACAACCAAGGCGGTGCAATGGCCGATTTTGGATGGCGTGACCGTCACCGCGTACACGTATAACGGAACCGTGCCTGGACCGATGATCCGTGTCACCGAGGGCGACCAGGTTCGGGTCATCGTGAAGAACGAGTTGCCCGATCCGACAACAATCCACTGGCATGGGGTCGAAGTCCCGAACACGATGGATGGCGTGCCTGGCGTCACTCAGGATCCGATCCAGCCTGGCGAGACTTTCACGTACGAATTCACCGCCAAGCCCGCGGGGACGTTTATGTATCACTCGCATTACGAGGGCGATGTGCAGGTGAGCGCGGGATTGTACGCGCCGTTCATCATTGACCCGCAGGAACCTGAAGCCAATCCGCCCGCAGTGGACAAGGTATTGATGATCTCCGAATCGCGCATGATGGATGGCCTGACCTACGCCGCCATGCCGATGGGCGGAATGGAGCCGAATTACTTCACGATCAATGGCAAGTCCTTCCCTGCAACGGAGACCATCACCGTGAAGAAAGGCGAGCGCGTTCGTTTGCGTTTCATCGCCATCGGACAATTCATCCATCCAATGCACCTGCATGGAATGCCATTCAAGATCGTCGCCACCGATGGACATCCCGTTCCTGAAGCCGCGCAATTGACCAAGGACACCATCAGCGTCGCGCCTGGCGAACGCTACGACATCGAGTTCGTCGCCACGGAGACAGGCCAGTGGATGTTACATTGCCACATCCTGCACCACACCACCAACGACAATGTCGAGCCTGGTGGCTTGATGATGGTCATCAATGTTGTTGAATAA
- a CDS encoding oxidoreductase, Gfo/Idh/MocA family, with amino-acid sequence MKIAFAGTGYINHIHAQAAANLGLELAAAVNHKAASMAKFGKRFGIARQYESVKALLKDGGVDALVVSTPNYLHASQTIAALRAGVHVLVEKPMAMNAREADKMTEASAQSGATLMVAHCWRFDEDVLWLKKQASRLGRIIRTKGYGVHSHWGPSGWFTQKKFAGGGALADMGIHALDTARFLLGDPRPVSVYARIGTHYKNFDVDDTGVILVEWDNGATSYIESGWWQPHSDGPEAATQLYGAKGFGQLFPTQLEIPNVKARRVDVVKSGFKFPRKEHCPQSMYDAQMAYFVECIRKRKTPVPGAAEGLVNMKIVDAAYRSGKTGKVVKIEL; translated from the coding sequence ATGAAAATCGCATTTGCAGGGACAGGTTACATCAACCACATCCACGCGCAGGCGGCGGCAAATCTAGGATTGGAACTGGCGGCTGCGGTGAATCACAAAGCCGCTTCGATGGCGAAATTTGGAAAACGCTTCGGGATCGCGCGGCAATACGAGAGCGTGAAAGCGCTGTTGAAGGACGGCGGCGTGGACGCGCTGGTCGTCTCCACGCCGAATTACCTCCACGCGTCACAGACGATTGCCGCGCTCCGGGCGGGAGTCCACGTGCTGGTGGAAAAGCCGATGGCGATGAACGCCCGCGAAGCCGATAAGATGACGGAAGCCAGCGCGCAGAGCGGCGCGACGTTGATGGTGGCGCACTGCTGGCGTTTCGACGAGGACGTTCTCTGGCTGAAAAAGCAGGCGTCGAGGCTCGGACGGATCATCCGCACGAAAGGCTACGGCGTCCATTCGCATTGGGGACCGTCGGGCTGGTTCACGCAAAAGAAATTCGCGGGCGGCGGCGCGCTGGCCGACATGGGCATCCACGCCCTCGACACGGCGCGCTTCCTGCTCGGCGACCCGCGTCCCGTCTCGGTCTACGCGCGAATCGGAACGCACTACAAAAACTTCGACGTAGACGACACAGGCGTCATCCTCGTGGAATGGGATAACGGCGCGACATCCTACATCGAATCGGGATGGTGGCAGCCGCACAGCGACGGTCCCGAAGCCGCGACGCAACTTTACGGCGCGAAGGGATTCGGTCAGTTGTTCCCGACCCAGCTGGAGATACCCAACGTCAAGGCCCGCCGCGTGGACGTGGTGAAATCGGGATTCAAATTCCCGCGCAAGGAGCATTGTCCACAAAGCATGTACGACGCGCAGATGGCATATTTCGTCGAGTGCATCCGCAAACGCAAAACGCCCGTCCCTGGCGCGGCAGAGGGATTGGTCAACATGAAGATCGTCGACGCGGCGTATCGGTCGGGTAAAACTGGAAAAGTCGTAAAAATCGAATTATGA
- a CDS encoding neutral/alkaline non-lysosomal ceramidase, which produces MENKKLSAGVARRVITPPKGIYQIGYGDRVKGNLGVHDDLTATALVLDDGTTRLAIVALDMLTINEFIVDRVRARLLPTETLLCCSHTHSGPIAYADEKSPRRNREYIDLLVERIVEAVQEAQANLLPARLEYSSGEGNVGINRREKMSDGHFEIGRNPDGPRDKSAQVVSVFTPLDASRHSPHFQRETEAGVRIATLVNYACHGTVLGPDNLLVSADWIGVMREKVEGELGGLTLFLQGAAADINPDMFWEDARAFEKVAEQGLGVAEAVLAAARAGSRETRATPLGIQRAEVWLPTETRVESTRPPKKYTKPLLAMARMPGFMAIFADILLDQRYPWKLVIEARDGFWSVPMRVNAARIGDLALVTFGAETFTEIGMKVKSASPAAQTLFASVSDGCISYLHTEESHAEGGYEVDVAPLAYRYPGRLQAKCESLALDAAKNLLEKLW; this is translated from the coding sequence ATGGAAAACAAGAAACTCTCCGCCGGCGTCGCCCGGCGCGTCATCACCCCGCCGAAGGGAATTTACCAAATCGGCTACGGCGACCGAGTCAAGGGCAACCTCGGCGTGCACGACGACCTGACCGCCACCGCCCTCGTCCTCGACGACGGGACGACGCGTCTCGCCATCGTCGCGCTGGACATGCTGACCATCAACGAGTTCATCGTGGACAGGGTCCGCGCCCGCCTCCTCCCGACCGAGACGCTGTTGTGCTGTTCCCACACCCACTCCGGCCCCATCGCCTACGCGGACGAAAAGTCGCCGCGCAGGAATCGCGAGTACATTGACCTGCTGGTGGAGCGGATCGTCGAGGCGGTACAGGAGGCGCAGGCCAATCTTCTCCCCGCGCGGCTGGAGTACTCCAGCGGCGAAGGGAATGTCGGCATCAACCGCCGCGAGAAAATGTCGGACGGCCATTTTGAGATTGGGAGAAATCCCGATGGCCCGCGCGACAAGTCCGCGCAGGTGGTGAGCGTGTTTACCCCCCTCGACGCTTCGCGTCACTCCCCCCATTTTCAGAGGGAGACAGAGGCGGGCGTGAGGATCGCCACTCTCGTCAACTACGCCTGTCACGGTACGGTGCTGGGACCCGACAACCTGCTCGTCTCTGCGGATTGGATCGGCGTCATGCGCGAAAAGGTGGAAGGGGAACTCGGCGGCCTGACTCTCTTCCTGCAAGGCGCGGCGGCCGATATCAACCCCGACATGTTTTGGGAGGACGCGCGCGCCTTCGAGAAAGTCGCGGAACAAGGCCTGGGCGTGGCGGAGGCCGTTTTGGCCGCGGCCCGCGCGGGGTCGAGAGAGACGCGGGCGACTCCGCTGGGAATCCAGCGCGCGGAGGTCTGGCTTCCGACGGAGACGCGCGTCGAGTCGACGCGTCCTCCGAAAAAATATACCAAGCCGCTGCTCGCCATGGCGCGCATGCCCGGCTTCATGGCTATCTTCGCGGACATCCTGCTCGACCAGCGCTATCCGTGGAAACTCGTGATCGAAGCGCGGGACGGATTCTGGTCGGTCCCGATGAGGGTCAACGCGGCGAGGATCGGCGATCTCGCTTTGGTCACGTTCGGCGCGGAGACGTTTACAGAAATTGGAATGAAAGTTAAATCGGCCTCGCCCGCCGCGCAGACGTTGTTCGCCAGCGTGAGCGACGGCTGCATCAGTTACCTGCACACGGAAGAGTCGCACGCGGAGGGCGGCTACGAAGTGGATGTGGCGCCGCTGGCCTATCGTTACCCCGGGCGGCTGCAGGCGAAATGCGAAAGTCTCGCGCTCGACGCGGCGAAAAATTTGCTGGAAAAACTTTGGTAG
- a CDS encoding deacetylase, PIG-L family has protein sequence MPFESILPIPDLFTARKVLCIQPHYDDNDIGAGGTIALLAQNGAEIVYLTVTDDLAGATDASLSDEAAAASLARDQQAAGKIVGVKQHIGLGYPDAGAYDYFALRRDLLKYIRLLQPDFVLTCDPWLTYEAHRDHIQTGLAAAEAVQFAGLPRIPSSDPAVDAAYQGHSIEGIGFYYTREPNHVVDVTAAWETKVAAVRSYAAQIPPDAADQIVMALQFKSAQICAGRDFQLGEPFKILHPQALHCGL, from the coding sequence ATGCCCTTCGAATCCATCCTCCCCATCCCCGACCTCTTCACCGCCAGGAAAGTTCTCTGCATCCAGCCGCACTATGACGACAACGACATCGGCGCGGGCGGGACAATTGCCCTGCTCGCCCAAAACGGCGCGGAGATCGTTTACCTCACCGTCACAGACGATTTGGCGGGCGCGACGGACGCCTCGCTCTCCGACGAGGCCGCGGCCGCGTCGCTCGCGCGTGATCAGCAGGCGGCGGGAAAGATCGTCGGCGTGAAGCAACACATCGGGCTGGGGTATCCCGACGCGGGCGCGTACGACTACTTCGCCCTGCGCCGCGACTTGCTGAAATATATCCGCCTGCTCCAACCCGACTTTGTCCTGACCTGCGATCCGTGGCTGACCTACGAAGCGCACCGCGACCACATCCAGACGGGACTCGCCGCGGCGGAGGCGGTCCAGTTCGCGGGCCTGCCCAGAATCCCCTCCTCCGACCCCGCCGTGGACGCGGCTTATCAGGGACACTCCATCGAAGGCATCGGCTTCTACTACACCCGCGAACCCAACCACGTCGTGGACGTCACTGCCGCGTGGGAGACGAAGGTCGCGGCCGTCCGCAGTTACGCCGCGCAGATCCCACCCGACGCCGCCGACCAGATCGTGATGGCGCTCCAGTTTAAGTCCGCGCAGATCTGCGCAGGCAGGGACTTCCAACTCGGCGAGCCGTTCAAGATTTTGCATCCGCAGGCGCTGCATTGCGGACTCTGA